A genomic window from Streptomyces sp. MST-110588 includes:
- a CDS encoding class I SAM-dependent methyltransferase — translation MPEPSPARFFGRLAESYHLLYADWAAAVIRQGRALDAYIRAAPSAPGEEPRAPRDPHGLPRPRRLLDCACGIGTQAVGLAAAGHDVTGTDLSPVAAARAAREAAGRGLRLRTAAADMRRLPFRDGEFDAVVCADNSLAHLLTPQDVRAALRSMERVLRPGGLLLIGMRAYEQARAERPESTPLRVARTPDGGRVVTFQLWEWHEDGEHYDFDLVQLLPHGDTWEVRSGRTTSWALSRDQVTGFVREVGLEVTGWHEPADSGFFQPLLTARKRPAPTG, via the coding sequence ATGCCGGAGCCGTCGCCCGCCCGCTTCTTCGGCCGGCTCGCCGAGAGCTACCACCTGCTGTACGCGGACTGGGCCGCGGCGGTGATCCGGCAGGGCCGCGCCCTGGACGCGTACATACGGGCCGCGCCGTCCGCGCCGGGCGAGGAACCCCGCGCTCCCCGCGATCCCCACGGCCTCCCTCGCCCCCGCCGTCTCCTGGACTGCGCCTGCGGCATCGGCACCCAGGCCGTCGGGCTGGCCGCCGCCGGACACGACGTCACCGGTACGGACCTGAGCCCGGTCGCCGCCGCCCGCGCGGCCCGGGAGGCGGCCGGCCGGGGCCTGCGCCTGCGGACGGCCGCCGCCGACATGCGGCGGCTGCCCTTCCGCGACGGCGAGTTCGACGCCGTGGTGTGCGCCGACAACTCCCTGGCCCACCTGCTCACCCCGCAGGACGTACGTGCCGCGCTGCGCTCCATGGAGCGGGTGCTGCGGCCGGGCGGACTGCTGCTGATCGGCATGCGCGCCTACGAACAGGCGCGCGCCGAGCGGCCGGAGAGCACCCCGCTGCGTGTGGCCCGCACCCCTGACGGCGGCCGGGTCGTCACCTTCCAGCTCTGGGAGTGGCACGAGGACGGCGAGCACTACGACTTCGACCTCGTCCAACTGCTGCCGCACGGCGACACCTGGGAGGTACGGTCGGGCCGCACCACCTCCTGGGCCCTGAGCCGGGACCAGGTGACCGGTTTCGTCCGGGAGGTTGGGCTGGAGGTGACCGGCTGGCACGAGCCGGCGGACAGCGGCTTCTTCCAGCCACTGCTGACGGCCCGCAAGAGGCCGGCACCGACCGGCTGA
- a CDS encoding aldehyde dehydrogenase family protein has translation MKYHDAMFIDGSWRPAAGRETIDVLNPADEQIIGRVPAGSEQDVDDAVRAARAALPGWAATPPAERAARLTALRDQLAARKEEIARTITAELGAPLGFSTAVQAGAPIVVAGSYAELAASYSFEEKIGNSTVLLEPVGVVGAITPWNYPLHQIVAKVAPALAAGCTVVLKPAEDTPLTAQLFAECVAAAEVPAGVFNLVTGLGPVAGQALAAHEGVDLVSFTGSTAVGKRIGALAGAAVKPVALELGGKSANVILPGADLAEAVGAGVANVMANTGQTCSAWTRMLVHADQYEEAVALAAEAVDRYTPGDPTDAESRMGPLVSAKQRDRVRGYIERGISEGARLVAGGPDAPEGREKGYYVRPTVFADVTPDMTIAQEEIFGPVISVLRYRDEEEAVRIANGTVYGLAGAVWAADRDEAVAFARKLETGQVDINGGRFNLLAPFGGYKQSGVGRELGAHGLGEYLQTKSLQF, from the coding sequence GTGAAGTACCACGACGCGATGTTCATCGACGGAAGCTGGCGGCCCGCCGCCGGGCGGGAGACCATCGATGTCCTCAACCCGGCCGACGAGCAGATCATCGGCCGGGTCCCGGCGGGCTCCGAGCAGGACGTGGACGACGCCGTACGGGCCGCCCGCGCCGCCCTGCCCGGCTGGGCCGCCACCCCGCCCGCCGAGCGGGCCGCCCGGCTCACCGCGCTGCGCGACCAGCTCGCCGCGCGCAAGGAGGAGATCGCCCGGACCATCACGGCCGAGCTGGGCGCGCCGCTGGGGTTCAGCACGGCGGTCCAGGCCGGCGCCCCTATCGTGGTCGCCGGTTCGTACGCCGAGCTGGCCGCCTCGTACTCCTTCGAGGAGAAGATCGGCAATTCCACCGTACTGCTCGAACCGGTCGGGGTCGTGGGCGCCATCACGCCGTGGAACTACCCGCTGCACCAGATCGTCGCCAAGGTCGCCCCGGCGCTGGCGGCCGGCTGCACGGTCGTGCTCAAGCCCGCCGAGGACACCCCGCTGACCGCCCAGCTCTTCGCCGAGTGCGTGGCCGCGGCCGAGGTGCCGGCGGGCGTGTTCAACCTGGTCACGGGCCTGGGGCCGGTGGCCGGGCAGGCGCTGGCCGCGCATGAGGGAGTGGACCTGGTCTCCTTCACCGGCTCGACCGCCGTGGGCAAGCGGATCGGCGCCCTCGCGGGCGCGGCCGTCAAGCCGGTGGCCCTGGAACTGGGCGGCAAGTCCGCCAACGTCATTCTGCCCGGCGCCGACCTGGCCGAGGCGGTGGGGGCCGGCGTCGCCAACGTCATGGCGAACACCGGGCAGACGTGCAGCGCCTGGACCCGGATGCTGGTCCACGCCGATCAGTACGAGGAGGCCGTCGCCCTCGCCGCCGAGGCCGTGGACCGGTATACGCCCGGCGATCCGACGGACGCCGAAAGCAGGATGGGGCCGCTGGTCAGCGCCAAGCAGCGGGACCGCGTCCGTGGCTACATCGAGCGCGGCATTTCCGAGGGCGCCCGTCTCGTGGCGGGCGGACCGGACGCTCCCGAGGGCCGTGAGAAGGGGTACTACGTCCGCCCCACGGTCTTCGCCGACGTGACGCCGGACATGACCATCGCCCAGGAGGAGATCTTCGGCCCGGTCATCTCCGTCCTGCGCTACCGGGACGAGGAGGAGGCCGTACGCATCGCCAACGGTACGGTCTACGGCCTGGCGGGCGCGGTGTGGGCCGCCGACCGGGACGAGGCGGTCGCCTTCGCCCGCAAGCTGGAGACGGGACAGGTCGACATCAACGGCGGCCGTTTCAACCTGCTGGCTCCCTTCGGCGGCTACAAGCAGTCGGGTGTGGGGCGTGAGCTGGGCGCGCACGGGCTGGGCGAGTACCTCCAGACCAAGTCCCTGCAGTTCTGA
- a CDS encoding citrate:proton symporter, with protein sequence MLTILGFVMIAAFLVLIMTKKMSPMAALVLIPVLFCVLAGKGAHLGDYVLKGIGDLAPTAAMLMFAIIYFGVMIDVGLFDPVVRGILRFCKADPLRVVVGTALLAAIVSLDGDGSTTFMITVSALYPLYRRLKMSPVIMTGVAATANGVMNTLPWGGPTARAATALKLDAGDIFVPMIPALATGLAGVFLLAYVLGRRERKRLGVLVLEQVLPERESEQALVPAGGSGPGTGSGSKGRTDQGTGAAGSGAGTGSGEADVDGEPQGLDPRRATLRPKLYWFNAALTVALLTLLILQTLPIPVLFLLGAALALTVNFPRMHDQKARIAAHAENVVNVSGMVFAAAVFTGVLTGTGMVGHMAHRLVDSVPDALGPHMGIVTGVLSVPLTYFMSNDGFYFGIVPILAQAGAAHGVEPVEIARASLVGQALHMSSPLVPAVYVLVGMAKVEFGDHTRFTVKWAALTSLVVLGAGLLYGII encoded by the coding sequence ATGCTGACAATCCTCGGATTTGTCATGATCGCGGCATTCCTGGTGCTGATCATGACGAAGAAGATGTCGCCGATGGCGGCACTCGTGCTCATTCCCGTGCTGTTCTGCGTGCTGGCGGGGAAGGGCGCGCACCTGGGCGACTACGTCCTGAAGGGCATCGGCGACCTGGCCCCCACCGCCGCGATGCTGATGTTCGCCATCATCTACTTCGGCGTGATGATCGACGTCGGGCTCTTCGACCCGGTCGTCCGCGGCATCCTGCGGTTCTGCAAGGCCGACCCGCTGCGGGTCGTCGTGGGCACCGCCCTGCTCGCCGCCATCGTCTCCCTGGACGGCGACGGCTCCACCACCTTCATGATCACGGTGTCCGCGCTGTACCCGCTCTACCGCCGGCTGAAGATGAGCCCGGTGATCATGACCGGGGTCGCCGCCACCGCCAACGGCGTGATGAACACCCTGCCCTGGGGCGGCCCGACCGCCCGTGCCGCCACCGCGCTCAAGCTGGACGCCGGCGACATCTTCGTACCGATGATCCCCGCGCTGGCCACCGGCCTGGCCGGGGTCTTCCTCCTGGCGTACGTCCTGGGCCGGCGGGAGCGCAAGCGGCTCGGTGTGCTCGTCCTCGAACAGGTCCTCCCGGAGCGCGAGAGCGAGCAGGCGCTCGTACCGGCCGGCGGTTCCGGACCGGGTACGGGTTCCGGCTCCAAGGGCCGTACGGACCAGGGCACCGGGGCAGCCGGCTCCGGCGCCGGCACCGGCTCCGGAGAGGCGGACGTGGACGGCGAGCCGCAGGGGCTGGACCCGCGCCGCGCCACCCTGCGCCCCAAGCTCTACTGGTTCAACGCCGCGCTCACCGTTGCCCTGCTGACCCTCCTCATCCTCCAGACACTCCCGATCCCGGTGCTCTTCCTGCTCGGTGCCGCCCTCGCGCTCACCGTCAACTTCCCCCGGATGCACGACCAGAAGGCCCGGATCGCCGCCCACGCCGAGAACGTCGTGAACGTCTCCGGCATGGTCTTCGCCGCCGCCGTCTTCACCGGCGTCCTGACCGGGACGGGCATGGTCGGGCACATGGCGCACCGGCTCGTCGACAGCGTCCCCGACGCGCTCGGACCGCACATGGGCATCGTCACCGGGGTCCTGAGCGTCCCGCTCACCTACTTCATGTCCAACGACGGCTTCTACTTCGGCATCGTGCCGATCCTCGCCCAGGCCGGGGCCGCACACGGCGTCGAGCCGGTCGAGATCGCCCGTGCCTCGCTCGTCGGGCAGGCCCTGCACATGTCCAGCCCGCTGGTTCCCGCCGTGTACGTCCTGGTCGGCATGGCGAAGGTGGAATTCGGCGACCACACCAGGTTCACCGTCAAATGGGCCGCGCTGACCTCCCTGGTGGTCCTGGGCGCCGGACTCCTGTACGGAATCATCTGA